From the Hordeum vulgare subsp. vulgare chromosome 1H, MorexV3_pseudomolecules_assembly, whole genome shotgun sequence genome, the window cctcgccgccgagcaccccccgcaccctcccccgctccaccaccgtcgccgtcggcatacttaccactagaacacctattcagaagatactaggcacttctcaaaaaaatactaggcacttctcaaaccaaggtgcaaccagcacaagaaaacaatgcaaaaaaaataaaaatactaggcactagatgttgttgtgaggcactagatattcataggcatctaattgcaaacataaaaaaaaatactagacatctacttgcaaacataaaaaaatttactaggcacttctcaaaccaaggtgcaaccagcacaagaaaacaatgcatagaaaaaaaggaaaaaagagaggggggaagaggattcgaacccgcaacctcctgCTAGGAGGCAAAACCCACGGACCACTGTGCTGCTACTTCGGAGGTTAACAAcatagagaaggcgcacctcatatacatgcgccattactacataaaaaaacattctaatggcgcaccgctcggggtgcgccattcctaagccgggccgcgccctcctctcttctcccgcggcctccccctacccCTTTCCACCAAACAGCAGCTCCCCCACCTTCGTCCACGCAGCCCACGGAGctctggcggcgctagggttttctccgcctctgcctccgcctcagatagccgaggtgcgaaatattatcagccccaacacactcaagaaggtggtctctgagcagatgaactggatcccattacatcagcagaagaagggatgaaaaagaaagactaacaagggtgcgagccagccggcactgagtacgatccgtgctctggacgggccaccttcacctaaggatatctcgaggagggtgcatgtggcgggtaggccgatgctaccgactaatctactCAATGCTGCAactggtgctatgcggagtctgcatgacagtgttctttgtttggagaagcggcgtctctccgagaataatgtggcatacccggttttcgtggccaaggtgccagagggcaagggctttgtcgataggccatcgggggtatgatcgtcctgcggtttgttgacatcttcgctatgtttaaccttcatccgctgcactacaccttcgttcggctattttcgctgagtatggagatgcggatcattagagacaagaccccgaacctagtgatagtcgaccccttctatatgcgtgccaagatcttgggcagcgctggggaccggcaagtcacgagttcatacctcgaaggcgtcattctggcaaactcagaaaaggataacttcctcgtgccttactttccctggtaagttatcccctcatcgccacgtaacatatgatttcttagattttgatcgtcctttttttctaacattccgtgttttgtgcagtgacacacgttgcacactcatcctcttaagtctgaaatattccacggccacgtatttcgactcggaccgtcagtcaaaaaaagactacacaaatatcaagaaagttcttgatgaagctcttcccggctatgccatatctggaggcaccttcagcaggacaagtctcaggcacggcaagcacgtgttcacccacaatacgacgttcgcctgcgtcaagcagccgcctggcagtcagaaggatgcctactacgccctccatcacatgcgggcgatcatacgggatagtaatcaccttcggctaccaaataatctcaaatatTGGGCCGCacacttgtcggcaatccaggatgcggacatcagacaagaattctttcgcatccagtcggagtttgcagaaatcatccatcaagatgtccttcgtacctcggggcagttctacctcagatctccgctgtcctatactgagatagatacaatgctacaaatgcaggctgacaacgaccgcaatttcatgaccatcacgaaagatggcggcttcatccacgttcccgtgaatcgctactaattcatgttgcaatattaaactttaatgaactggtatgtctctttggtttggacagtcgttcaacttatatataatcgatgctatttattagtaggaccatgaatcgtgctgttatagttgtaatattaaactttaatgaacttgtatgtctctgtgaattgctactaacgttttgtttggctagtgcatagagatgccgtcgtatgtcgtgtacaagggtaaggttcccggagtctacgacgactgggaggagtgtcggagacaggttcaccgattcagcggtaacagttacaatgggtacaccacaagggcggaggcggaagttagatacgcgcgctatctacgggagagaggagggagcgttggaggaaccggatgaagaccagtttcattgcgattatgctcatcgtgatgaccgcatctctcttctatatgtgatggtagtttagatggtcgatatatcaacttgtaatgtgaagacaaattcgctgctcgcggtctcgagacttgtagtaTTCTAActtttttcggtattttaaattcggagactaatatgatgaattgtattcggagactaatcttctattgtattcgataaatctgttgtttatatgttgtgctatccatattctgtgcaataatatattttgtaatatgtgcaaatatcagaaaaaataaaataaatacctaatattcatactagtgacgcatcactcagcacactagtgcgccattagtaagcgagagcatatgggtaaatatggccctgggaggcatactaatggcgcaccacaagctatactaatggcgcaccaggatatatactaatggcgcaccagtatctatactaatggcgcaccgtgagcaatactaatggcgcaccgtgagcaatactaatggcgcaccgtgagcaatactaatgacgcaccgtgagcaatactaatggcgcactacctggtgcgtcattagtataccagatactaatggcgcacttgtaatgcgccattagtaaaaaaatctaatggcgtgatgctagtggcgcacctatagtgcgccattagtagcaaaaaatggtgcgccattagaaggccttttcctagtagtgagctGCCCTCCATGCTTGGGCTTCTTCCTCTTGTGCAAAAGCAAAATCAAAGCAATGTCTTCTTCATCCTCCAAATCGTATTCCCCATCGGATGAATCCTCAATCAAAACCATCTACAAACAAACTAGACCGTATTAAAAAGTGTAATCCTAAACTACAAACACAAAAAGCAAACAAAAAGTTGAATACACATTAcctcgaacaccttgcgggcggcCGAACCGGTGGGTGGCAGCTGCGTCGCCGGAGCAAGCCTCTCCTAGTTGCTGCTGCCGTCGCTGGGTGTTGCAGGCGGCCAAGGGGAAGCATAAGAGCGTCGTCGGGGTCGCGGCGGCGGCATAATCGGCGTCGGTGCCCCGGATTCgtacagcggcggcggcggcggcagatcAACAATTTAGGGCACTAAACCTCTTGCCTACTTGGGCAGCGGTATTCCGACGACGATGGGCAGCGGTATTCCGGCAGGGGCGAGGTGCGGGAGGGACCGGCGGTGGACGGGCAGCGGATTTTGGGCAGGGGCGCGGCCTACGGGCGGCGGatttgcggcggcggcggcggatttgCACCGGCGGGGTCGAGGGCGGGAGAGGCTGGGAAATTTTCGGGTGGCAGTTCGGCTGCGCGCGCGCGTCGTTGGGAAAATAGGGCAGCCACACAAGTGTTGTATATTTGCAACAGTTGGACCAAATTTAGGGCAGTGTTGTAAAAAATAtagggcagttgatgaagataggGCAGCTGTTGGAGCACGTTTTTGCCTCTTTTCTGCCCTATATGACAGTTTTTATGCCCCACTGCCCTATATAGGGcagctgttagagatgctctaacactCACATATGACGGTCACTAAACCTCTTGCCCACTTAGGTTGGCTCCCTGCTCAGCTTGCTCGTTTAGCTTTTTTTTCAGCTCGCTCGACTACTAGCTTAGAAAAAAATACTGTCCTTTTTCTTATTTAAAAATGTTCTCTCTTCTGCTTCTTTCCCACGCCCCCTTGCAACCctgttctttcttcttcttcttccccaagaagaaAACAACGACCCTGTCATGGAGAAATCCTCATTGAGACCGGCGGTGAGAGTGCTAAGCATGAGCTCGTCGGAGATTTTGGTGTCGATGTCGCGAAGCTCATCGGCGAGCATCTTGAGCCGCATGCAATAGTCAACGATGGTGGAGTCATCCTGGTGGCACCTGAAGAGCTCTTGTTGCAAGAAAACAAGACACTGAAGCTTGTTATCGGTGAAGAGCGCATTGATCTTGGTCCACACGGTGCAAGTATCGTCGTCATCGGTGACGACCGTGTGGAAGATGTCCTTCAAGATGGTTTGGTAGAACCACCGAATGAGAGTGACCTCGATGGCGGACCACTCCGGGACGCCCTTCATGTACTCAGCGTCGACGAAGCcatctatgtgttcggtgaggtAGTACTCGCGGAAGACAAGGTTGAAGTAGGTCTTCCACGCGTAGtacgaggaggtggaggagtcgagGCGGATGGGAACACGGGCATCGATGTTGATGTCGCGGATGGCTTCGACGAAGGGTGCAGGGCCGGCGAAGGGGTTGGTGCTGGAGGTGGCCGGCGAATTCATGGGGCCGGCTGCGGGGGAGAGatggcgagcggcggcggcggctcgggtgggAGAGGGGTAGCGGAAGCGATGAGGcgtgcggcagcggcggcggctgcgATAGGGTTTAGGTTAGGAACTTTTAGGATGATACCATGTAGAGAGAGATATGTTTGGCAATGCAACTCATAATATTGATTGAATATGCACAGATATACAGAATACAATATGAACCTCTATCTCAACTATACAAAGGCTAGGAGATAGACCAAACTATGTACATATACACATGCCCgaccctaggggggggggggaggggcggcCGCCACGGGCCCCCGGAACCAGAGGGGCCCCCAACTCAGGTACGTGTGAGCGCCCCACCCCCAATCTATCGGAGACGCCACCAGAGCAGTTACAAAGTAGCTGCGGTATGGCTCCGGGAAGAAGAAAGTCGAAACGGTATTTCTTTTAGCTAAATGGGCTTTGGGCCTTTGTTTCCTTTAGCTAAATCGTGGTGTTAAGTGGTTGTGGGCTTCCTCTAAAAGAAGTAGTGGTGGGTTATGTGTAAGAAAAAATGATGACGGGCCACACCAagctagaggagggagaggagcacatCGGTACAAAActtataaaagaaagaaaaaagaagattGGTGAATTCACATGCCCACGTCTTGCCTGGTATTACAACCCTGGCAAACTAAtaagtttttcttttttattgTAAAATAAATCTATTTTTTTGCAAGTGTAGCAAACTAATACTCTATCTTGATAAGAAAAATAAACATATCAAATTCAGTATATGTGCGGAGTCCCTAAAGAAATGTATCGTAGCGGAGAGACAATAGCAACACGCACGGTGACGACGGACTGATGACATGAGCGTGCACTATGGTCATACTATGATAGCCAAATATGGATGACTCAGTTGGTACTCTCGTCTTCATAACTTTATATCAATAAACACAAATTGAATTGATTGTTCTACTTTGGTGTTATGAATTGAGAGTTGATTGTTCTACTTTGGTGTTATGAATTGAGAGTTGATTTTCTACTTTGGTGTGAATATTCATATGTGTCATTTTAATTGTTATTtttcttctttatatttttgtataTATGAACTTTTTTTTTCATCTATTAAGTTTTTTCATTCATAAATTTATTGTTTGCTCGGTCATCATGCTTGCGCGTAACTTGCCTGCAAATGGGTAAATGCAATTTAGATGATCTTCTGTATTCTGCTGCCTCATTGTGACGACAAACTCTTGATATCATGTGTGTCCCGGTCAGAAATGACCCATCACCGCCCTCAACGAGTCCTACCAAGATGCGGTATTGTGCACATTAGCCCCCGCATCGTCGTGATCTTATAGAACACATGTGTCTGATTCTCTTTCCATAGATATCATCGTTAAAGACCTTGTGTGCaatctttttgtgtgtgtgtggtgggggGCTACCGGCCTTGCATATACATGCAAACTACttactccgtttttaaatataagtctttaaagaggtttcatgaatgaactacatatggatgtatatagacatattttagagtgtagattcacttattttgcttctaTATGTAAACtcctaatgaaatatcttaaaagacttatatttaggaacggagggagtatatgtttaACAAGATCATTGGGCGCGGACCGCGGAGGTAGCGTATTTCCACGAGCCAGCCGGTGACGACGATGTAGAAGCTTCTTTCAGGGCCCCCCGTCCATGCGCTGTGCAAGTACAAGTCTGACCGACGTGAGGCGCTGTACCAAACGAAGCGTAGCAAGTACAGCCAGAATCATCTGAAGCTTAGCAGCCAGCGGCCGCCGGCCGTTACCTGCAGCATGCATGTGACTGCACACTACGCCAAGAAGTCCGCGGCTATAGACAACGCTCTGAAAATAACTCTTTTGCACAGACGCGTGGAATTCCGTGGTGGCCCGTCGGATTTTCCCCCCGCAAATAAAGATCGCGCGCGCAACGTGGAACAGCTGGATAGGGTAGCACGAGCCACGAACGGTGCATCGTCAGCGCATTTCCCTGCGCTGCACCCGAGCTGAGCAGCTATAAATTGAGCTGCAAGCCCAGCAGCTTCATCACACAGGCGTCTTGCATAGCTCTCCTTGCGCTATACTACATTTCACGAGCCGACTAGCTGAAGGTGAGTTAGCATGGCGAGGCCTGCTGCCCTCGCGGTGTGCGCCGCCGCGCTCCTGCTCGCCGTGGCGGTGGGCGGCGCCGCGGCGCAGGGCGTGGGCTCGGTCATCACGCGGTCGGTGTACGCGAGCATGCTGCCCAACCGCGACAACTCGCTGTGCCCGGCCAGGGGGTTCTACACGTACGACGCCTTCATCGCCGCAGCCAACACCTTTCCGGGCTTCGGCACCACCGGCAGCGCCGATGACATCAAGCGCGAGCTCGCCGCCTTCTTCGGccagacctcccacgagaccaccGGTACGTCAGTCAGAGAGTGTTAATTACTTGTTTTCGATTGTTGCTTTCAACAGAATTCGTGGAACTTTTGATTCGGATATGAAGGGCTTGATTGAATCGTGTACGTGCTTGTGCATGCCGTGTCGACGTGTAGGAGGGACGAGAGGCGCCGCCGACCAGTTCCAATGGGGCTACTGCTTCAAGGAAGAGATAAGCAAGGCCACGTCTCCACCCTACTATGGACGGGGACCCATCCAATTGACAGGGTAAGCAAAATCCCATGTTATGGCCTATATGGCTACATGACAATCTCTAAAGCATCTTCCACATGAAAAACAAGTATATTGGTCAACACTGATATCACAGACTGAAATAATCGGTAGAAAAAATCTACTTGAAAAGTACAGCAGTGTAGTTGACATTCTAGCTAGCCGCGCTAATCCCGACCTGATCCAAATAAGCTTTCGCTTTCGCGTGCAATATACAGTTATTAATAACAATATAAATACTACCAGGCTTCGGCGATGAGATTGTTCTGATGAACCTATAACTCTTCCTCGTGTGATTGACCAGGCGGTCCAACTACGATCTCGCCGGGAGAGCGATCGGGAAGGACCTTGTGAGCAACCCGGATCTGGTGTCCACGGACGCGGTGGTGTCCTTCAGGACGGCGATGTGGTTCTGGATGACGGCGCAGGGCAACAAGCCGTCGAGCCACAACGTCGCCCTACGCCGCTGGACGCCGACGGCCGCCGACACCGCTGCCGGTCGGGTTCCAGGCTACGGTGTAATCACCAATATCATCAACGGCGGGCTCGAGTGCGGCATGGGCCGGAACGACGCCAACGTCGATCGCATCGGCTACTACACGCGCTACTGCGGCATGCTCGGCACGGCCACCGGGGGCAACCTCGACTGCTACACCCAACGGAACTTCGCTAGCTAGAAGTATCCACGTCTGACGCCCATCACAGTGTATGCACGTGTTACGAATAAATGGCAATACCGTACATATGCCATCGTGGAATAAGGAATTCAACATTTCATCTAGTTGATGGTGTCGTGTGGTAATACGAGAGTCGTCGTAACAGATTATGTAAAGTGTTCAATAAAATCATGCTGTATCAACTGTTTTGTTTTGTTGTACACAAGGCGAATGTATAACAGGGAGGCCGTTGTGATAGCTGTTGTTGCATGTCCAAACCATTGCATGATTTAAAGATTAAAAGATAAACATGACACAAAGGATGTAACATATTTACTACTTCGATCAAGCCATTCTCTTTTTCCGATAAGAGGATAGCCGGTGTCCGCATCACCATGATACACATAATCATATAATTTGTTTAAGTATAAACATCTAAAAAAATGTCTCAgtagcaaagaaaaataaaaatgataggacaATAAAAAAGTTCTTCTCGACGCGAATTTTTTTAGTCTGACTAATGAATTAGGATTTCATTAGCGTGATTTACCTACCATGAGAAATTTGAGAGTTCCGACGAATTTGAGAGTTCAAATTCCGTTCGTTGTTGTGCTTAGTGCCAGCTGTCAACTGGATCCTTTTCCTGACAACAATCGTCATGCCCGTAGGGGCATTTATGTCTTATCATGTTGGATTGCCCtcgctataaataggccccctcccacaaccattagttggttggctgctccgagagagagagagatcaacaaGTGTCATCTAGAGCAACCCTTCCTTTGACAACTTTGAGAGAATCcaaagtgaggaaaaacccacaAACCAAGTGtttcaaagtgattgagcatcactaaataaGTTGTCATTTGTGCAACTGACACATGCTACCTTTGAAGACTATGTATCTtcaagacggttaggtgtcatggtctagagtatCCAAGACCCATTTTGaattgccgggtgaccaagtctatgactgaagacttaccacgagtgattGGCCGGATTTAAGTGACTTGAGTTTAAGGAGAATACAGTGAAGACTTGGTGTCTTCTGGTTTCAGTTCCACGGGGCtccaaccagacgtacaactgtcacggcAGTTGGAATTGGTAAGACAAATCTTGTGTCTTCGGCGAGCAATCTGGTTCTATGTCCTCAATGTTTTCATTTCTTCATTCTTACATTGATAAAATTGCTTCCTGTTCTGTCAAGactttgttagggcatattttgttctaagtagttttggtgattgatgacaacacctctgcagactaatcgtgtgcattgagcatttcatatAATACTTCACATGGCACAAGATGTTTCGTCGCCCCTCGGTGTTGTTGGAGGACGATGTTtcctacggttctctttggtagtgttgagtagtaggaaagtcatactattaagagggggtccgcgtcggaaaggtttgggtggaatcaactcacacacgcgctcattttctttccaccaccttCTCTTTGCGGCAATGGAGCACCTGCTTGGTCTATCCTTGCATTTGCaaagggtccagcggtagtaccgctcaagctgagcggtagtaccgctcgctagcggtagtaccgctccagatgagcggtagtaccgctagctgagcagtagtaccgctccagtcgagcggtagtacctcttagggacggtagtacctccctctctgagcggttgtacttcgtcggactttttgcgaatacttttccagTGGTGCTAGGATCAGTAGTAGTATTCCTACTACCGTGGCTTTGagtctgcctagcggtagtaccgcccaggtctggcggtagtaccgctggggcttgcggtagtaccgctccctccaggcggtagtaccgctagggacagcggtagtaccgcttcccccaAGCGGCAGTACCGCTAGGGGCGTGCTGACAGTGGGGGTAACGTTTGGACTTGTtctcccactatataaagggttcacctacctcacgaaccctacctttgaccctccaaactccattgttgctccctaagctcatatgtgcccgatctctctccctagccaatcaaacttgttgatttcctagggattggttgagaaggccaagatctacacttccgccaagagaaaattgattcccccactaatcccttgcggatcttgttactcttgggtgtttgagcaccctagacggttgaggtcacctcggagccacattccattgtggtgaagctccgtggtcttgttgggagcctccaagctttgtgtggagataaccccaaccttgtttgtaaaggttcagtcgccgccttcaagggcacccatagtggaatcgcggtaccttgcattgtgtgagggcgtgaggagaatacggtggccctagtggcttattggggagcattgtgcctccacaccgctccaacggagacgtacttcctgtcaatgggaaggaacttcggtaacacatcctcatcttcatcggttcctcttgcggttatctcttacctttacattgtgtatactATTGTTgaagagtatttcttacttgctttagtggtcatagtcggtagcatcatataggttgctcacctagttgttattatagagaacctttatggtgctaaccctaacttgttaagaaaagctaaaaattggtagttgcctattcacccccctctagtcaaccatatggatcctttcaattggtatcagagccacgtatcagagccacgtctctttattaagggtttcaccacccgaagagtatggatgacGGTGAGGAGGGTGTCCATGGACCACCCGAGGCCGTGGCCTTcatttcggtcacaagggacgacttggatGCGGCTATGGCCAACCTCCGGACGACCTTGACGAACGAATTCAAGACCATGTTTAAAGAGTTGCTTGAGgggattaaaagttctcccgaaccagCGTTGGTGGTTAAATCTGCCAACACGGAATCGGAGGCaaattcctccaaggaagcggctaaaggtatgcaaccttcttcccctctcgacaaTAATGGGACTCGAACCTATGCCTATGTTCCACCTcccctggtctatggaggaccgattCCTACATTGAGTATCAATCATCTTGGTCCTCTCCTAAGATTGTTAAGGGTgagtttgctaactgggtgttttgcaTTAAGTATCATTTGAttcacaactcaacaaacttatggagaatcattgagcaaggttactatccgcatgacccaagcaacctcactccaagagaagaagcggacaatcaatataatcaccctgcattattcattctccagtccgcagtgcctcctgaagatcttcctcacttactgaaaggacgtggatgtcgcctagagggggggggggggcggtcaccgatacccgtacaaattgctcggggcaatctccataacctaattggagaccccgacgcttggccggagctttacaccacaataattgagctccgagacaccaccaagcttctagggcgccaaagcatccatgaagaacaatatctagggtactaagtaccaaagataataagcttctcaaacttcacttccacgtatcaccatggagaactcaaacgatgcaactaatgcaatggtaagggcacacggagtgcccaagtccttctctcccaaatcccaccaaaacaACTAATTCTACGGAGgagaatgagaggaagaacgaagaagaacatgaagaattccaagatctagacccaaggggttcccctcacttagaggagaaagtgattggtggaaatgtggatctagatcttctctctcttttccctcaagaactagcaagaataattggagggattgagagttagaaagctcgaagaaggtcaacaatggcggaagaacacgagctaaagagataaggtttaatggggaagaggacccccttttataggtggggaaaaatccaaccgttaagcctcacaacccgcacacagcggtactaccgctcatgggagcggtactaccgctcggtaggttcaccaaccatgctgaggccaaaaaggatgcaaaaaacagtccgacggagcggtactaccgttcctggagctgtactaccgctagggagcggtagtaaaaaattactaccgctccgggggcggtactacctcttcgggggcggtactaccgctacaggagcggtactaccgctcgatactgaaactgctataaCTTTCACATGTGGACtccaaattcaacgaaaccaagtttgttgaaaAGATAAcgtcatgggctaacacaatcttgatagaaatatcaagaagaagcaagtgagaaaagtcccataagacaatggtgagaacccttcttcgaataagaccggtaaaaactcccaacatcgaaaacatcatagaagatgcatatggactccgttttcgatgaactcgagcttgtcatgaagatgaccataagctctaaaactcacaaagagaaataccaaacaagaaccaaaaagtatgatgcaaggatgcaaatggtttgagctctcaacaaatgatatgatcaagcta encodes:
- the LOC123437711 gene encoding chitinase 8-like, which translates into the protein MARPAALAVCAAALLLAVAVGGAAAQGVGSVITRSVYASMLPNRDNSLCPARGFYTYDAFIAAANTFPGFGTTGSADDIKRELAAFFGQTSHETTGGTRGAADQFQWGYCFKEEISKATSPPYYGRGPIQLTGRSNYDLAGRAIGKDLVSNPDLVSTDAVVSFRTAMWFWMTAQGNKPSSHNVALRRWTPTAADTAAGRVPGYGVITNIINGGLECGMGRNDANVDRIGYYTRYCGMLGTATGGNLDCYTQRNFAS